AAGCCTGGCACTTGTCGAGTTCCGCAACGTCTATAAACTCATCGGGCTGGTGCGCCTGGTCGATGGATCCGGGACCGCAAACCACGCTGGAAAGACCTCGCTCCTGAAACTGCCCGCCTTCCGTTGCGTAGACCACGACGTGGCTCGCATTGTCGCCGGTGAGCTGTCGCACAAGTTCCTCGGCCGGGCCGTTTTCCTCAGGTCTCAAACCTGGAACATCGGCCGTCTCCGTCACCTCGATATCACATGCCTCAGAGATCGCTTTCATGCCCGGGAGCACGTCCTCTTCGACGAAGCGAAGGTACCGCGCGACCCATTCTTCACCGCTCTCGGTCGGCAGAAGACGAATGTCCGTGACGAACTCGCATTCAGCGGCCGTGATGTTATGGGCGCTGCCACCTTTGATCGTGCCGCAATGGAGCGTCGTGTAAGGTGGATCGAAGGCGCAGTCCGGATCGGCCCGTTCCTTGTTCTCTGCGGTGCGGGCATCCATCCAGGAAATTAGCCGGGCTGCCACCGAGATTGCAGAAACCCCACGGTCCAACTGGCTGGAGTGAACAGAATGGCCGAGGATACGGGTCTTCAGCACCTTGATGCCCTTGTGGCCCGTGACGACCTGCATGTTGGTCGGTTCCCCAACTATGACACACCGCGGCTTCAGCCCCGCTTCAAGCATCCGGTCGATCATCGGTGGCGCACCGAGACAGCCAACTTCCTCATCATAGGAAAGGGCGATGTGAATAGGGGCCTTGAGGTTTGCTTCCAGCATGTTCGGCACGTCGGCGAGCACGCTTGCGGCAAACCCTTTCATGTCGGCAGAGCCCCGTCCGTAAAGCCTTCCGTTGTCCTCACGCAAAACAAAGGGATCCGACGTCCAGTCCTGTCCGACGACCGGAACCACATCCGTATGGGCTGACAGCACCACACCCCCATCCACACCAGGACCGATGGTCGCAAAAAGGGCTGCCTTTTGACCGGTCTCGTCATAGACACGGGTGGAGGCAATGTCATTGTCGGCTAGATAGGTCTCGACAAAGTCGATCAGATCGAGATTGCTGCGATCGGAAACAGTTGGAAAGCTGACGAGTTTCGCCAGCATTTCGATTGGGGAATAGCGGGTTGCCAAAGGCACCTCCGGCGTGAAGAGAGTGGATGTGGCCGAAGCATCAGGGCCGACGCGAGAATGAGACCCTTTGCGCGTCTCTTTTTCAAGATCCTTTAGAGACTGGTGTTTTGTGCTTGGGAAGGGGCGCTTGGCGTCTGTGTCTGGCCTTCAAACGGCCCAAAGTCCGAAAAGCAGACCACTTCCAGTGCGGCCTGACGTCCGCGCACAACCACCGAACGGCGAGAGCTTTCGACCCCTGTGCTGACCGCAGCGACCTCCAATAGCTCACGTGAAATCGCAGCCATGGCGTTCTCTTCCTTGGCAACGCCCTCAAGCCGGGCCGCTACATTGACCACATCTCCAAGTGCTGTCAGACCGGAGGCGGCACCGCTTTTGCCATCAAGTCCAATCCGGCCAAGGATGGCGATCCCGCCGTGAAGGCCCACGGCAACCCGCAAGGGGGCATCGAGATGTCCGGCCAAATCGTCATTCACGCGTGTGAGTTCCGCGGACAAGTCGGCAAGCGTCGCCAGCGCCGAGTGCACCCCGGCTTCGAAGGAAGTTTCGACGCCATATAGGGCCATGATGCCGTCGCCCATGATCTTGTCGACCATGCCGCCGTTCTTATTGATGATGCGGACAACACCGTCGACGTAGCGATTGAGAATGAACACCACGTCAAACGGCAGCTTGCCCTCGCTCAGTGATGTAAAGCCGCGCAGATCGATGAACATGATTGCGATCTTTTGTTCGACGCCCCAGCGATAGCGATCCAGAAGGCCTTCCTCGCTGATGGCCCGCCCGGCGGAAAACAGCGGCCGGACCGTCATGTCGGATGTCGGACGAATCTGGCAGGCGAGCCGGACATTGCTGCTGGCTCCGATGCGTTTGAGGACCTGAGCCTCGGTGCTTCCCGGGTCTTTGATCGTAGCCTGTCCCGACAAGATAAGTGTTCGGCAGGTTGAGCAGCGCGCCCGCCCGCCGCAGATCGACATGTGCGGAATGCCCTTCATCCGGCTGATCTCCAGAAGCGTCGGACCGGGAACCGTCTTGATCGTTCGGGTGTCGAGATAGCGAATGGAAATGCGATGACGCAGGGCGTCTACGATCTTGCGTAGAATGAAAAACAGAACGAGCCCGGCTGCGATCGCATAGAAAACGCCCCTCGCAGCTTCCGTGATCGTAAGAAGCTCGGCCTGCTGGGCTGCGGTTATGTTGACTTTGACTTGGCCTTCGAGGACGAGCCGGCGCGCGGCGGAAATCCAGCCTGTGAGAGAGAGCAGGGGAATCATGACGGCGAGGAGGAAGAGTGGAGCCCTGATTGCGGCATACCAGCTCTTCATTCTCAGCCAGTAGTGCAGTCCGATACAGCCGTGAAGCCAGACGATAACGAGAAGACTGCTTTGCAAAAAGGCGTGATTTGGCCAGAGAGCAGAAAGCGTGTGTTGATAGTCGATGTAGGAATTAAAGGCGGCTTCTGCGCCGCGTGTGGTGACAATGTGCTTGATCAAAACGTAAGGGATCAGAAGGCCAAGGACGATCTGGACAGCCTCCCAGACGGGCATCTTGAATGTTCTGCGTCTTGCGATTTTCCACAATGCCAGGGCGACGTGAGTGGTCAGT
This sequence is a window from Labrenzia sp. CE80. Protein-coding genes within it:
- the argE gene encoding acetylornithine deacetylase; protein product: MATRYSPIEMLAKLVSFPTVSDRSNLDLIDFVETYLADNDIASTRVYDETGQKAALFATIGPGVDGGVVLSAHTDVVPVVGQDWTSDPFVLREDNGRLYGRGSADMKGFAASVLADVPNMLEANLKAPIHIALSYDEEVGCLGAPPMIDRMLEAGLKPRCVIVGEPTNMQVVTGHKGIKVLKTRILGHSVHSSQLDRGVSAISVAARLISWMDARTAENKERADPDCAFDPPYTTLHCGTIKGGSAHNITAAECEFVTDIRLLPTESGEEWVARYLRFVEEDVLPGMKAISEACDIEVTETADVPGLRPEENGPAEELVRQLTGDNASHVVVYATEGGQFQERGLSSVVCGPGSIDQAHQPDEFIDVAELDKCQAFLERLRTKLS
- a CDS encoding adenylate/guanylate cyclase domain-containing protein, with amino-acid sequence MTAKMKRHPPGAGSIEQQLRLYAGLVLFVFVSLHFLNHALGNISLAAMNWGQDLRYSIWHSKIGSWVLYNALTTHVALALWKIARRRTFKMPVWEAVQIVLGLLIPYVLIKHIVTTRGAEAAFNSYIDYQHTLSALWPNHAFLQSSLLVIVWLHGCIGLHYWLRMKSWYAAIRAPLFLLAVMIPLLSLTGWISAARRLVLEGQVKVNITAAQQAELLTITEAARGVFYAIAAGLVLFFILRKIVDALRHRISIRYLDTRTIKTVPGPTLLEISRMKGIPHMSICGGRARCSTCRTLILSGQATIKDPGSTEAQVLKRIGASSNVRLACQIRPTSDMTVRPLFSAGRAISEEGLLDRYRWGVEQKIAIMFIDLRGFTSLSEGKLPFDVVFILNRYVDGVVRIINKNGGMVDKIMGDGIMALYGVETSFEAGVHSALATLADLSAELTRVNDDLAGHLDAPLRVAVGLHGGIAILGRIGLDGKSGAASGLTALGDVVNVAARLEGVAKEENAMAAISRELLEVAAVSTGVESSRRSVVVRGRQAALEVVCFSDFGPFEGQTQTPSAPSQAQNTSL